CGAGGAACAGCAGCCAGCGCGACGGGTCCGAAGGCAGCGCCAGCCGGAAGACCAGCGCCCCCGCCGCGAGCGGGACCAGCCCCCGCCCCAGCAGTTGGAAGGCAGCCCGGCCCAGGTCGGCCGCCAGCCACCACACCTGCAGGTCGGCGGGCCGGTACAGGTCGACGGCGATGTCGCCCGTACGCACCCGCTCCTGAAGCTCCTCCTGGAACCCGCCCCCGATCAACGCCCCCGCCGCCAGCAGCGACTGGCTCACCCAGACGAACGTCAGGGCCTGCGCCTGGTCGTACCCGCCCAGCCCCGGCCGCTGCTCCCACAGCGCGATGTAGGTGAAGGCAACGATGAACCCGAACACGGTGTTGGTGAACACCCCCGCCGCGGTCGCCGTCCCGTAGGTGGCGTAGCGCCGGAATCCGCCGGCCGCGACCGCCGCGTAAAGGGCCACTCTCTGGCGCACCGTATCCCCTCCGTTTTCCACGTCGTTCCTACGTCGGCCAAAGCGCGCGAGCTTAGTGCGGAGGGGCGAGCCACGCGACCGATTTACCCCCGTCCGGAGCGGTTGTCACCGGCCATCGGGTAGACACCATGAGGTACAGAAGTGGATATTTCGAACAGCGTCGAGGAGTCCTGGAGATGAGCGACCCGTCACCGCCCGCGGGCTGGACCCCTCGCGACCCGGACGCCCCGGATACCCCGCCCGACAGCGCGCCAGGGCCCCGCCCGGCGAGGGAGACCCGCCGCCGGCGGACCGGCCCGCGCCGCCTCCTCCCCACCTGGCGCACGGTCCTCGGCACCGTACTGCTCCTCGCCCTCCTGATCGGCGGCGGCCTCATGGCCGGCTACCTGCTGGTCGACATCCCGCCGGCCAACGCCGCCGCGACCGCCCAGTCCAACGTCTACCTCTACTCCGACGGCTCCCAGATCGCCCGCGACGGCGAGGTCAACCGCGTCAACGTGCCCCTCTCCCAGATCCCGCGGACCGTCCAGCAGGCCGTACTGGCCGCGGAGGACCGGGACTTCTACTCCGAACGGGCCGTGGACCCCAAGGCCATGGTCCGCGCCGCATGGAACACCGCCACCGGCAAAGGCACCCAGTCCGGCTCGACGATCACCCAGCAGTACGTCAAGAACTACTACCTCGGCCAGGAACAGACCCTGAAACGCAAAGCCAAGGAGTTCTTCATCGCGATCAAACTCGGTCGCGAGAAGTCGAAGGCCTACATCCTTGAGGGATACCTCAACACCAGCTACTTCGGCCGCAACGCCTACGGCATCCAGGCCGCCTCCCAGGCCTACTACGGCAAGGACGTCGGCGACCTCACCACCGCCGAGGGTGCCTACCTCGCCACCCTCCTCAACTCCCCCAGCGCCTTCGACGTCGTCTCCCACCCGCAGAGCCGCCCCCGCGCCCTCGCCCGCTGGAACTACGTCCTCGACGGCATGGTCAAGAAGGGCTGGCTGCCCGCCGTCGAACGCGCGGCCACGCAGTTCCCCGAACCGGGCAAGGTACGGGCCGCCGCCGGCCTGTCCGGCCAGCGCGGCTACCTCGTCGAAGCGATCAAGGAGTTCATCGTGGACCGGGAGATCCTCGACGACAAGACCCTCGCCGAGGGCGGCTACCGCATCCGCACCACCATCGACCGGCGCCGCCAGGCCGACTTCGCCGCGGCCGTCGACGACCAGATGCTCGGCAAACTCGACCCCGGGGCCCGCAAGGCGGACCGGCTGGTGCGGGCGGGCGGAGTCTCCATCGACCCGGCCACCGGCAAGGTCGTCGCCATGTACGGCGGCGTCGACTACACCAGGCAGTACGTCAACAACGCGACCCGGCACGACTACCAGGTCGCCTCCACCTTCAAACCGTTCGTCTTCGCCGCCGCCGTGGAGAACGGCTCCCGCACCCAGGACGGCCGCCGCATCACCCCCCACACGATCTACAACGGCGACAACAAGCGCCCCGTCACCGGCGGCCGGATCCGCTTCGCCCCCGAGAACGAGGGCCAGATCTCGTACGGGAACATCACCGTCAACACCGCCACCGACCTGTCCGTCAACGCCGTCTACGCACAGATGGCCGTCGACGTCGGCACCGCCGAGGTCAAGAAGACCGCCATCGACCTCGGCATCCCCGAGGACACCCCGAACTTCGTCGTCGGCCCGGCCATGGCCCTCGGCACCCTCCAGGCCAGCGTCCTCGACATGACCCAGGCGTACGCCACCCTCGCCGACCACGGCCGCCGCACCCCCTACACCTTCCTGGAGGAGATCGCCAAGGGCGACGACAAGATCCCCCTGCCCGAGCGGACGCCCGTCCAGGCCATCAGCCGCGAAGCCGCGGACACCACCACGTCCATGCTGGTCAGCGTCGTCGACAACGGCACCGGTACGGCAGCCCTCGCCGCAGGCCACCCCGCCGCCGGCAAGACCGGCACCGGCGAACTGGACCGCTCGGCCTGGTTCGCCGCCTACACCCCGAACCTGGTCACGGTCGTCGCCATGATGGGCCAGGACCCCGACACCGGCACCCTGGAGTCGCTGTACGGAGCCCTCGGCGAGCCCCGCATCGGCGGTGGCGGCTACCCGGCCCGGATCTGGGCGGCCTACACGAAGACCGCGCTGGAGGCCACCGACCCCGTCGACTTCGACCTCGACCTCCAGCCGGGCGCCGCGGAGCCCCCGCCGCCGCCCTCCTCGCAGTGGACCCCGCCGCAGGAAACACCGGACGACGACACCGACTCCCCCGCCCCGCGGCCGAGCGGGCCGACCCGCGGCCAGGACAACGGAGGACGGGACGGCGACGGACAGGACAGCAGCGGGCAGGACAACGGGGGCCGCACACAGGGCGGCCGGGACAACGCGGGCCAGGACGGCGGCCGCGACAACGGCGGCCGGACCCAGGGCGGCCGGACCCAGGGCGGCCAGGACAACGGCGGTACCGGCACCGCAAACGGGCAGGGCGACGAGGGCGGCACCACCGCAGGCACCCAGGGCGGCACCGGCGGCACCGGCGGCCCGGGCGGCTCCGACGGCGGCGGCGTCATCGGCGGCCCGCGCCCGCCGTCGGCGTTCCTGGAATAGCCGGGTGCCGGCCGGTGCGGCTGGTGCCGGCCGGTGCCCGGCCGCGGTCAGTGCCCGGAAGTGGCCTTCAGCCCCACCACGGCGACCAGCAGCAGACAGATGAAGAAGATCCGGGCGGCGGTGACGGGCTCACCCAGCACCGCCATACCGAGCACCGCCGCACCGGCGGCACCGATACCCACCCACACCCCGTACGCCGTGCCGATGGGCAGGGTCTTCGCGGCGTAGGACAGCAACACCATGCTGGCCACGATCCCGGCACCCGTGAACACACTGGGCCACAGCCGGGTGAACCCCTCCGTGAACTTCATACCGATCGACCAGCCCACTTCGAGCAGACCGGCGAGAAGAAGCAGAACCCAGGCCATGACGGCACCTCCGAGACATCGGGCGATACGGGGTGCGTCGTCTTGTCGTACCCGGTACGGCGCGTCTCGTCGGGGTCTCCCCACCGTAGCAAAACACAGCACAAAGGGCCGGTGACCTCGGCCACCAGCCCTTCCCGCCCCGCACCGGACCAGTAGCCGGATCAGTGGGGCCGGATCAGAGGTACAGCCCGGTGGAGTCCTCCGACCCCTCCAGCCGCTCCGCGGCCACGGCGTGCAGGTCCCGCTCGCGCATCAGCACGTACGTCGCCCCGCGCACCTCGACCTCGGCACGGTCCTCCGGGTCGTACAGCACCCGGTCACCGGGCTCGACGGTCCGGACGTTCTGCCCGACCGCCACGACCTCGGCCCAGGCCAGCCGCTTGCCCACGGCGGCCGTGGCCGGGATCAGGATGCCGCCGCCCGAGCGCCGCTCGCCCTCGGGCAGGTCGGACTTCACGAGCACGCGGTCGTGCAGCATACGGATGGGCAGCTTGTCGTGGGTGGTGTTCTCGCTCACGCCACGAACCTACCTGTCCGCACGCCTCCCGTACCCCGCAGGGTCACCCGCGCCTACGGCGCGCCGACACCACGAGCAGCCCGACCACACCGACCGCGAGCAGCGCGACGGGCACGACGCGCTCAAGGCGCGGGCTGCCGTCCTCGTGCCGCATACCGTCGCGCACGTCGGTCACGACACGGTTCACCGTGGCGAAGGCCCGGCCCGCGGTCTGGTCGACGGTCGAGGCGACCCGGGCCCGCGCGTCCCCGATGATCGTCTGGGGGTGCATGCGCACGCCGATCTCGTCGAGCGTCTCGGCGAGCTGCTCGCGGCGGCGGACGATGTCCGCCTCGATCTGTGCGGGGGTCCTGGCTTCCGACACCGCGCTGCCTCCGTCGTCGTGGTCGTGATCGTGTGGGGGCGTAGTCCGCCGTGAACAGTCTGTCAGCTTAGTCTCGTGACGTACCGATCCCCTCCCGAGGAGACTGTCAGATGAGCGAGCGACTGCAGCCGGGCGACACCGCCCCCGCCTTCACCCTGCCCGACGCGGACGGCAACGAGGTCTCGCTCGCCGACCACAAGGGCCGCAAGGTCATCGTCTACTTCTACCCCGCCGCCCTGACGCCGGGCTGCACGAAGCAGGCGTGCGACTTCACGGACAACCTGGACACCCTGGCCGCGGCCGGCTACGACGTCATCGGCGTCTCCCCCGACAAGCCGGAGAAACTGGCGAAGTTCCGCGAACAGGAGCACCTGAAGGTGACGCTGGTCGGCGACCCGGAGAAGGAGACGCTGGCGGCGTACGGGGCGTTCGGGGAGAAGAAGCTGTACGGCAAGACGGTCACGGGCGTGATCCGCTCCACGGTGGTCGTCGACGAGGAGGGCAAGGTCGAGCACGCCTTCTACAACGTGAAGGCGACGGGCCACGTAGCCAAGATCATCAAGGACCTGGGCATCTGACCACCCCCGTCCCCCGGAGCGGGCCGCCCCACCCGGGGCGGCCCGCTCCGCTTATCGGACGAAACCCGCCGTATCCGTCCGACTATCGGCTCGTTACTCCGTACGAGGGCCGCACACGCGGCCGTGTGCACGGAGGGGGCGGTCATGGGAGATCCGTACGAGCGAGAGTCGCTGGCCGTGGCGATTGCCGCGTCGACGGGGTGGGCCGACCTGATCAGGAGGCTGGGGCTGCAGGTCAGCGGTGGTCGGCGGCGGGCGCTCCAGCTGGCGGCGGAACGCCATGGAATCGACACCCGCCACTTCGCACGCCACGACTCCCGGCGCACCTATTCCGACGAGGCCATCGCCTCGGCAGCCGCCTCCTCATTCACGGTTCGAGAGGTCGCCCTCGAACTCGGCGCCCGACCATCCACGGGCACGCTGTCGCACCTCGTTCGCCGCATCGCCGCTGCGGGCATCGACATCAGCCACTTCAGAGGCCTACGGCGAGAGCGCGTGGAGTTGCCCTTCACCACACAGGAGCTCACCGTCGCCGCCGCATCCTCCGACAGCATCCGCGCCACGGGGCGCGCTCTCGGCATGCCGGACGACGGCCGGGCCAGGGCCGCACTCGCAAGGGCGCTGAAGGCGCACTCGATCGACACCACCCATTTCCGGAACTCACGCTTGGCCATCGCCGAGGCAGACCTGCGGGCGGTCGTTCCGCATGCCACGAGCCATGCGGACGTCATGCGCGCACTCGGGATCGAGGTCAATGACGTGAACC
This DNA window, taken from Streptomyces sp. TN58, encodes the following:
- a CDS encoding ABC transporter permease, with translation MRQRVALYAAVAAGGFRRYATYGTATAAGVFTNTVFGFIVAFTYIALWEQRPGLGGYDQAQALTFVWVSQSLLAAGALIGGGFQEELQERVRTGDIAVDLYRPADLQVWWLAADLGRAAFQLLGRGLVPLAAGALVFRLALPSDPSRWLLFLVSVTLGLVVSFAVRYLLGLLAFWLLDGSGINLMATVVSVFFSGMLLPLTVFPGAFGEFVRVLPWAAMLQVPLDVLLGEHAGAGGAVRALGFQAGWVLVLLGVGRLLQSAATRKVVVQGG
- a CDS encoding transglycosylase domain-containing protein is translated as MSDPSPPAGWTPRDPDAPDTPPDSAPGPRPARETRRRRTGPRRLLPTWRTVLGTVLLLALLIGGGLMAGYLLVDIPPANAAATAQSNVYLYSDGSQIARDGEVNRVNVPLSQIPRTVQQAVLAAEDRDFYSERAVDPKAMVRAAWNTATGKGTQSGSTITQQYVKNYYLGQEQTLKRKAKEFFIAIKLGREKSKAYILEGYLNTSYFGRNAYGIQAASQAYYGKDVGDLTTAEGAYLATLLNSPSAFDVVSHPQSRPRALARWNYVLDGMVKKGWLPAVERAATQFPEPGKVRAAAGLSGQRGYLVEAIKEFIVDREILDDKTLAEGGYRIRTTIDRRRQADFAAAVDDQMLGKLDPGARKADRLVRAGGVSIDPATGKVVAMYGGVDYTRQYVNNATRHDYQVASTFKPFVFAAAVENGSRTQDGRRITPHTIYNGDNKRPVTGGRIRFAPENEGQISYGNITVNTATDLSVNAVYAQMAVDVGTAEVKKTAIDLGIPEDTPNFVVGPAMALGTLQASVLDMTQAYATLADHGRRTPYTFLEEIAKGDDKIPLPERTPVQAISREAADTTTSMLVSVVDNGTGTAALAAGHPAAGKTGTGELDRSAWFAAYTPNLVTVVAMMGQDPDTGTLESLYGALGEPRIGGGGYPARIWAAYTKTALEATDPVDFDLDLQPGAAEPPPPPSSQWTPPQETPDDDTDSPAPRPSGPTRGQDNGGRDGDGQDSSGQDNGGRTQGGRDNAGQDGGRDNGGRTQGGRTQGGQDNGGTGTANGQGDEGGTTAGTQGGTGGTGGPGGSDGGGVIGGPRPPSAFLE
- a CDS encoding DMT family transporter, which encodes MAWVLLLLAGLLEVGWSIGMKFTEGFTRLWPSVFTGAGIVASMVLLSYAAKTLPIGTAYGVWVGIGAAGAAVLGMAVLGEPVTAARIFFICLLLVAVVGLKATSGH
- a CDS encoding GroES family chaperonin yields the protein MSENTTHDKLPIRMLHDRVLVKSDLPEGERRSGGGILIPATAAVGKRLAWAEVVAVGQNVRTVEPGDRVLYDPEDRAEVEVRGATYVLMRERDLHAVAAERLEGSEDSTGLYL
- a CDS encoding DUF3618 domain-containing protein, with the translated sequence MSEARTPAQIEADIVRRREQLAETLDEIGVRMHPQTIIGDARARVASTVDQTAGRAFATVNRVVTDVRDGMRHEDGSPRLERVVPVALLAVGVVGLLVVSARRRRG
- the bcp gene encoding thioredoxin-dependent thiol peroxidase, with the protein product MSERLQPGDTAPAFTLPDADGNEVSLADHKGRKVIVYFYPAALTPGCTKQACDFTDNLDTLAAAGYDVIGVSPDKPEKLAKFREQEHLKVTLVGDPEKETLAAYGAFGEKKLYGKTVTGVIRSTVVVDEEGKVEHAFYNVKATGHVAKIIKDLGI
- a CDS encoding HNH endonuclease, yielding MGDPYERESLAVAIAASTGWADLIRRLGLQVSGGRRRALQLAAERHGIDTRHFARHDSRRTYSDEAIASAAASSFTVREVALELGARPSTGTLSHLVRRIAAAGIDISHFRGLRRERVELPFTTQELTVAAASSDSIRATGRALGMPDDGRARAALARALKAHSIDTTHFRNSRLAIAEADLRAVVPHATSHADVMRALGIEVNDVNHRRVRRRIAQLDVDVSHFTRRPWSRTPAAAVKDMAADTLVLSPAGSPRTKRSRLHRALQEIGVPYACTSCGNPGEWQGQPITLQIDHVNGDWLDNRCENLRYLCPNCHAQTDTWCRKRPPRADSRSGRP